The DNA window AGATACTTCAGAATCGGCGAACGGAGTAATGGACTTGAAATGGTACATAAAGAGATCAGATTGATGGAGAAGAGCGAATTCAGCACGAGAGAGTTCGATGAATACAAAGAATGGTACCAATATATAGTCGCTTTCACCCTTTTATTGCTTATGACTGAACCTTTTATCCCCGAAAAGCGTAAACTTCTAAAAGAGTGGCATGGCAGATATAAATAAAGTAATGTTTCTTATTATGATTTTTGTGGTAACAGCGCCGCTGTACGCCCAGGAGAGCACGACAGATCCAGCTTTACAAGCGTATAGAGACGGAGAATATGATAAGGCTATAAAGCTCTATTCAGATATGTTAGCGGATAAATCAGATGACACTAATCTAAAATTCAATTTAGGAAGCTCATTTTATAAAAAAGGAACTTTTAATGCCGCTAAATCGGGTTTTGAGGATGCTCTGGACTCTGAAGACAATTACACGAAATCGAGAGCGTATTATAATTTAGGAAATACATACTTTAAATTAAATAAACCGGAAGAAAGTCTTCAGGCTTTTAAAAATGCTATGATGCTTAATCCGGAAGATGAAGACGCAAAGTTTAATTATGAATTCGTGAAGAATTTACTCCAAGAGGATGATCAAAAACAGGAAGGCGACGACGAGCAAGAAGAGGAAAACGAAGATTCTGAGGAGCAAGATGAGAGTGAAAAGAAAGAAAACGAAGAAAAGGAAGATGATAACGAGCAAGAGCATAATGAAAATGAACAGAAAAATAAACAGCAGCAGCAACAACAGGAAGAAAAAGAACGAACACAGGAAGAATACAAGGACATTCTCGATGCCTTAGAGCAGCAGGAGATGGAAGCATTAAAGGATTACATATCCGCAAAGACGGTGAGAAGAAGACAGCCGGAAAAAGACTGGTAATGTTAAGACAACTGATATATACCATTCTTGTTGTCTTGATTTTCTTTGACGTCTCAATCGCTCAGAATGAGATAGAGATGGAGGCATCGGTTTCCCGCAGCGATCTAAGTTTAAAAGAGCGGTTTACATATAAGCTGGAAATTCGCGGCGAACGTCAGCTGAACTTACCGGATGTTGAAGTATCAGAATTCAATGATTTTTATATTGTAGGCGGACCGTCCCAATCAACCAATTTTTCGTATTTCAATGGCGAAATAAGTTCTTCGGCTACCTATACCTGGGTGCTGGAGCCAAAAAAGAATGGAAGTTTTAAAATAGAAGCGGCGACTCTAAGATATAGAGGTATGACGTACAAATCGGAATCCATCAGTATCAACGTATCATCTTCCCGTGGAAGAAAAAATCCGATAACCGCTCAGGGCTTAAATCAAAAAGGCGGAAAGAAAAAGTCTACCTTTCTGGTGGCTTCAATTGATAAAGATAAGGTTTATAAAGGAGAGCAGGTAACGGTTACATACAGAATTTATACCAGAGTACGGCTGGTTAATTTCAATACTCCGTCACCTCCGGAGGCAATCGGATTCTGGGTCGAAGAGATTCCTCAGCCGGCAAAACCATTGGTGGAAGAAGAAATAATCGATGGGGTTCGGTACAGTACCGCAGTCGTGGGACGATTCGCTTTATTTCCTACCCGTTCCGGTAAGCTGGAGTTAGCGGAGCTTCCCCTTGATTTCAAAGAGAGAGTTAAAAGGCGTCGCTCTAACAGTATATTTGATGATTTTTTCGATGATCCCTTTGGAAGATTTGTGAACAAACGCGTGCTGTCAAACAGCCTCAAAATAAACGTTCTTCCTCTTCCCGAGAAAGGAAAACCCGAAGATTTTTCCGGTGCAGTGGGTGATTTTAAAATAACAGCGGAAATTGTGGAATCTGAGGCGGAAGTAAATGACGCAATTACATTGAGGGTAAAGATTTCCGGAGCCGGAAACATTAAATCAACAAGGGCTCCCGTAATTGAGTTTCCCGATGGAGTGGAA is part of the Candidatus Neomarinimicrobiota bacterium genome and encodes:
- a CDS encoding protein BatD; this encodes MLRQLIYTILVVLIFFDVSIAQNEIEMEASVSRSDLSLKERFTYKLEIRGERQLNLPDVEVSEFNDFYIVGGPSQSTNFSYFNGEISSSATYTWVLEPKKNGSFKIEAATLRYRGMTYKSESISINVSSSRGRKNPITAQGLNQKGGKKKSTFLVASIDKDKVYKGEQVTVTYRIYTRVRLVNFNTPSPPEAIGFWVEEIPQPAKPLVEEEIIDGVRYSTAVVGRFALFPTRSGKLELAELPLDFKERVKRRRSNSIFDDFFDDPFGRFVNKRVLSNSLKINVLPLPEKGKPEDFSGAVGDFKITAEIVESEAEVNDAITLRVKISGAGNIKSTRAPVIEFPDGVEIFEPEINQQSSVKRGRIYGEKNYEYVLILRKAGQMELNRIELTYFNPKKNKYEVSRSKPIIIDVEEGDRSFVAVNPGLTREEVVIISSDIRFIKRETSEFSKRNEKILDTGWLLFWGVSPMFALAGAFLFRRHHDQMSTNVAYQRRRRVSGESRKRLKKAKEALEAGNLKSFHNEVSKVLLGAAADKLNLPFANINVAEIEDVLKKRGADETSIAEFNTLIALCRKAVYSPENIELYNMDTTYDRAVKSLDNLLKVL
- a CDS encoding tetratricopeptide repeat protein; the encoded protein is MADINKVMFLIMIFVVTAPLYAQESTTDPALQAYRDGEYDKAIKLYSDMLADKSDDTNLKFNLGSSFYKKGTFNAAKSGFEDALDSEDNYTKSRAYYNLGNTYFKLNKPEESLQAFKNAMMLNPEDEDAKFNYEFVKNLLQEDDQKQEGDDEQEEENEDSEEQDESEKKENEEKEDDNEQEHNENEQKNKQQQQQQEEKERTQEEYKDILDALEQQEMEALKDYISAKTVRRRQPEKDW